Proteins found in one Campylobacter concisus genomic segment:
- a CDS encoding type VI secretion system Vgr family protein, whose amino-acid sequence MMDFFNTSKKKLDIKHDNTELKNFNEENNKFTNSQNAIDTFTYPFSKIPIIGEIFKGNADAAKNYIDKDANLKEKINKEAERGGIEEEVNRFYNIKEPEKKYFKKLREEENEKRLKEQQMDKNLTSPTSSLTKPVMLASGNSVATDGFVDYGVSNDTFSTLQIVNESNDKFIVTRADIYENLESIFRIECFAYINLVKNPLYENLDTIYNNDKSYSSIYKYLDKSIKLSIKRPSSTNKNIVPDGSSNDMHFSGIVSDVEYLGVDDETSTNIDKKYFFKFKLTSPLYRLSINRANRIYTDQSILEIVKDILAFNKQRLTKELDFSNIKNNYNKREFIAQYNESDLAFITRLCHDSGIYFYEDNEKIYFHDTFILAYSNQNENFTSSDTSSSKEARKVSFNVNLNNNLATEHINKITKSETLKANSFTHSFQNTAYPNVLESKNEKIFDEQVNIYDKHINLDEYSFSDTSLLEVSTYLKKLRSDMLLKEFTASSNVFALNLNDNISVAIDASKGEYEFKIIALKHTYIDESVLENTLNLGDNVPFKDKKFISSYTNEISIIPSSVKFVPSYKQKPKAPDITLGLVVGQDGLNSQNNTIHTDSYGRVKVRLNAFSTQEIIDKDDAINASYHKSAYLRVITPIASNSSGFFAIPRIGDEVIISFLQNDIDNPVVSGSLYNASNTPLVNVDSNYHQTSLSSKTIGANETGINEITLSNLKNKEQIYVKAEKDYDELVNNDFSQTILNDKSSQVHGSYTERVKKAHIQTIDLAKNVNVGGEYLTTVGLSKDTVVGVSNTLNVAVDNNTRVGQDSHEFVGHDKFVEVKSNLNTTIHNDEMKEVKGTKEQNIDGGYKLNSQKGINEFSNEHIVLQANSYIDINAKSNFTTKTAAQHTEIADSKFSNIETTYEVNAKDKIIHQVGSTKVTIEGSSVVIEVAGIKAIFDSRGLRVIGGDIKAL is encoded by the coding sequence ATGATGGATTTTTTTAACACTAGCAAAAAGAAACTTGATATAAAACATGATAATACAGAACTAAAAAATTTTAATGAAGAAAATAATAAATTTACTAACTCACAAAATGCTATTGATACCTTTACTTATCCTTTCTCAAAAATACCAATTATTGGAGAGATTTTTAAAGGAAATGCAGATGCCGCCAAAAATTATATAGATAAAGATGCCAATCTTAAAGAAAAAATAAATAAAGAAGCTGAACGTGGTGGAATAGAAGAAGAAGTTAATAGATTTTATAATATCAAAGAACCAGAGAAAAAATACTTTAAAAAACTTAGAGAAGAAGAAAACGAAAAAAGATTGAAAGAGCAACAAATGGACAAAAATTTAACATCACCAACATCATCACTAACCAAGCCTGTCATGCTAGCATCTGGTAACTCAGTAGCAACAGATGGCTTTGTGGACTACGGCGTATCTAACGATACCTTCTCAACTCTTCAGATAGTAAACGAGTCAAACGATAAATTTATCGTTACACGTGCAGATATTTATGAAAATTTAGAAAGTATATTTAGAATAGAGTGCTTTGCTTATATAAATTTGGTAAAAAACCCACTTTATGAAAATTTAGACACTATCTACAATAACGATAAAAGCTACTCAAGCATATATAAATATCTTGATAAAAGTATAAAGCTAAGCATAAAAAGGCCGTCTTCAACAAATAAAAATATCGTTCCAGATGGTAGCTCAAACGATATGCACTTTAGTGGAATAGTAAGTGATGTAGAGTATCTTGGTGTAGATGATGAGACTAGTACAAATATAGATAAAAAATACTTCTTTAAATTTAAGCTAACTTCGCCACTATATAGACTAAGCATAAATAGAGCAAATAGAATTTATACAGACCAGAGCATTTTAGAAATAGTAAAAGATATTTTAGCTTTTAATAAGCAAAGGCTAACCAAAGAGCTAGACTTCTCAAATATCAAAAATAACTACAACAAAAGAGAATTTATAGCCCAGTACAATGAGAGCGATCTAGCTTTCATAACAAGACTTTGCCATGATAGTGGTATATATTTTTACGAAGATAATGAAAAAATTTATTTTCATGATACATTTATACTAGCTTATAGCAATCAAAATGAAAATTTTACTTCAAGTGATACAAGTAGTAGCAAGGAAGCTAGAAAAGTAAGCTTTAATGTAAATTTGAATAATAATCTAGCAACCGAGCATATAAATAAAATAACAAAGAGCGAGACGCTAAAAGCAAATAGCTTTACGCACTCTTTTCAAAATACAGCTTATCCAAATGTGCTAGAGAGTAAAAATGAAAAGATATTTGACGAGCAGGTAAATATCTATGATAAGCATATAAATTTAGATGAGTATTCATTTAGTGATACTAGCTTGCTTGAAGTTAGCACCTACCTTAAGAAACTAAGAAGCGATATGCTTTTAAAAGAATTTACCGCTAGCTCAAATGTATTTGCACTAAATTTAAATGATAATATCTCGGTAGCCATTGATGCTAGCAAGGGTGAATATGAGTTTAAAATAATAGCTTTAAAGCATACTTATATTGATGAGAGCGTTTTAGAAAATACTTTAAATTTAGGCGATAATGTCCCATTTAAAGATAAAAAATTTATAAGCTCATACACAAACGAGATAAGCATCATTCCAAGTAGTGTAAAATTTGTCCCAAGCTACAAGCAAAAGCCAAAAGCACCAGACATCACGTTAGGTCTTGTGGTCGGCCAAGATGGACTAAATAGCCAAAATAACACGATCCATACTGATAGCTATGGTAGGGTAAAGGTGAGATTAAATGCTTTTAGTACGCAAGAGATAATCGATAAAGACGATGCCATCAATGCAAGCTATCACAAGAGTGCTTATCTAAGGGTGATAACGCCTATTGCTAGCAATAGCTCAGGCTTTTTTGCCATACCAAGGATCGGCGATGAGGTTATCATCTCGTTTTTACAAAATGACATAGATAACCCAGTAGTAAGCGGTAGCCTATATAATGCCTCAAATACGCCACTTGTAAATGTAGATAGCAACTATCACCAAACATCTCTTAGCTCAAAGACAATCGGCGCAAATGAGACCGGTATAAACGAGATCACTTTATCAAATTTAAAAAATAAAGAGCAAATTTATGTAAAAGCAGAAAAGGACTATGACGAGCTTGTAAATAACGACTTCTCTCAAACAATACTAAACGACAAAAGCTCACAAGTGCATGGAAGTTATACTGAACGAGTAAAAAAAGCCCACATTCAGACGATAGATCTAGCAAAAAATGTAAATGTCGGAGGCGAGTATCTAACAACAGTTGGACTTTCAAAAGATACAGTAGTTGGTGTCTCAAATACGCTAAATGTAGCTGTTGATAACAATACAAGAGTAGGTCAAGATAGTCATGAATTTGTAGGACATGATAAATTTGTAGAAGTAAAATCAAATCTTAATACGACCATACATAATGATGAGATGAAAGAGGTAAAAGGCACAAAAGAGCAGAACATAGATGGTGGCTATAAGCTAAATTCACAAAAAGGCATAAATGAATTTAGTAACGAGCATATTGTGCTTCAGGCAAATAGCTACATTGATATAAATGCTAAGTCAAATTTCACAACAAAAACAGCTGCCCAGCACACTGAGATTGCTGATTCAAAATTTAGCAATATAGAGACGACTTATGAGGTAAATGCCAAAGATAAGATAATCCATCAAGTAGGTAGCACAAAAGTAACGATAGAAGGATCAAGCGTCGTGATAGAAGTAGCTGGCATAAAGGCGATATTTGATAGTAGAGGGCTAAGAGTTATTGGTGGAGATATAAAGGCTTTATAA